One window of Phycisphaeraceae bacterium genomic DNA carries:
- the rpmH gene encoding 50S ribosomal protein L34: MLHPRRSSRIKRKRSIGFRARMKTHSGRKIINSKRRMGRRINVADK; the protein is encoded by the coding sequence ATGCTTCATCCACGTCGAAGCAGTCGAATCAAACGGAAGCGTTCGATTGGATTCCGCGCCCGTATGAAAACCCATTCAGGCCGGAAGATCATCAACAGCAAGCGCCGAATGGGTCGCCGGATAAACGTTGCTGACAAATAG